The following proteins are co-located in the Methanobrevibacter sp. TMH8 genome:
- a CDS encoding 4Fe-4S dicluster domain-containing protein produces the protein MTKSKERPQPFPVIHKNQCKGCNRCVITCKNNALEISEDLNDSGYNYAEFKGEGCNGCGDCYYTCPEPLAIEIHIPKRKRKKSNIENNDKEGN, from the coding sequence TTGACAAAATCTAAAGAAAGACCACAACCTTTTCCAGTTATTCATAAAAATCAGTGTAAAGGATGTAATAGATGTGTTATCACTTGTAAAAATAATGCTCTTGAAATAAGTGAAGATCTTAATGATAGTGGTTATAATTATGCAGAGTTTAAAGGTGAGGGATGTAATGGTTGTGGAGACTGTTATTATACTTGTCCAGAACCTTTAGCTATTGAAATCCACATCCCAAAACGTAAAAGGAAAAAATCAAATATTGAAAACAATGATAAGGAGGGAAATTAA
- a CDS encoding 3-methyl-2-oxobutanoate dehydrogenase subunit VorB, whose protein sequence is MIKGNTAVIIGAMYAGCDCFFGYPITPASEILHEASKYFPKVGRKFVQAESEEAAINMVYGGASAGHRVMTASSGPGISLKQEGITFLAGTELPSVIVDIMRAGPGLGNIGPEQGDYNQIVKGGGHGNYKSIVLAPNSVQEMCDLTMKAFTLADKYRTPVVVLADAVLGQMAEPLRFPEVAIDHKPDDSWAVRGNKETMKNLVTSIFLDFDQLEDFNEELQVKYNEIEEKEVDFEEYMISGNDIEDAEIILVAYGISSRLARSAVDIAREEMGIKIGLLRPISLFPFPSKRIAKYAKKGCEFISVEMSNGQMREDIKLAANCAISDCKDIHLVNRMGGNLIEVKDILEKIYDLAECEQCKIDLAKDYPHRDKDDDQHDEPYIDSNYKDGMIDEDDVKYQIID, encoded by the coding sequence ATGATCAAAGGGAATACTGCAGTTATTATTGGGGCTATGTATGCAGGTTGTGATTGTTTCTTTGGTTATCCTATTACTCCAGCTAGTGAAATTCTCCATGAAGCTTCAAAATATTTCCCAAAAGTTGGGAGAAAATTTGTACAAGCTGAAAGTGAGGAAGCGGCTATAAATATGGTTTATGGTGGTGCTTCAGCAGGGCATAGGGTAATGACAGCTTCTTCCGGACCAGGTATTAGTTTAAAACAGGAGGGAATTACATTTTTAGCGGGAACAGAACTTCCATCTGTTATTGTTGATATTATGAGAGCAGGTCCAGGTCTTGGAAACATAGGTCCTGAACAAGGGGATTATAATCAGATTGTTAAAGGTGGAGGTCATGGTAATTATAAAAGTATAGTTCTTGCTCCAAATAGTGTTCAAGAAATGTGTGATCTCACAATGAAAGCTTTTACACTAGCTGATAAATATAGAACGCCTGTTGTTGTTTTAGCTGATGCTGTTCTTGGACAAATGGCTGAACCTCTTCGTTTTCCTGAGGTTGCTATTGATCATAAACCTGATGACTCATGGGCAGTTCGAGGAAATAAAGAAACTATGAAAAATCTTGTCACTTCAATTTTTCTTGATTTTGATCAACTTGAAGATTTTAATGAAGAACTTCAAGTTAAATATAATGAAATTGAGGAAAAAGAAGTAGATTTTGAAGAATATATGATTTCAGGAAATGATATTGAAGATGCTGAAATTATCCTTGTAGCTTATGGAATTAGTAGTAGATTAGCTAGGTCTGCAGTTGATATTGCAAGGGAAGAAATGGGGATTAAAATAGGATTACTTAGACCAATATCTCTTTTCCCATTTCCAAGTAAAAGAATTGCAAAATATGCTAAGAAAGGTTGCGAATTTATTTCTGTTGAAATGAGTAATGGTCAAATGAGGGAAGATATTAAGTTAGCTGCTAACTGTGCAATTTCTGATTGTAAAGATATTCATCTGGTTAATAGAATGGGTGGTAACTTAATTGAGGTTAAAGATATTCTTGAAAAAATATATGATTTAGCTGAATGTGAGCAATGTAAAATAGACTTAGCTAAAGATTATCCTCATAGGGATAAAGATGATGATCAGCATGATGAACCATATATTGATTCTAATTATAAAGATGGTATGATTGATGAAGATGATGTTAAATATCAAATTATTGATTAA